One part of the Salmo salar chromosome ssa28, Ssal_v3.1, whole genome shotgun sequence genome encodes these proteins:
- the LOC106589319 gene encoding SRC kinase signaling inhibitor 1 isoform X8 encodes MSEAEVPLGFNRMNRLRQSLPLARSSSQAKLRAPGILFLQLGEEMRRVHLTHELTSLETLRALIVHMFPQRLTMAMLRCPSTALLIKDEARNVFYELEDPRDVQDRCVIKIYCKEPVYGTYSGHHNPHLANGDLRRDMVYTPQQDSPPNRRLSNAPASSASAPSGSPSRIRLLYGGGRPSSYAGQPHPQHHPQTHSLPHPHHSSPGGQSAAHHQHHPQQLHHQPQLQHHAQAGFSPSAILERRDVKPDEEVHGTGSRSMVLLRGDAGGIYADPYSLGQEGGRLSLAGPHSSLPPRGDAYGSLYRRGGGGGGGGGLGPGSVRSLTSYSAAALQGELMDSGVLYRPGGPLYNDAAYAASMLAMGFRLPTPSSPQKIPEMRDSYSGTMPGRGSPGRQTLRRDSVSSSVFGESPKARGQGSGLGSDQLCLMAGPGGEGGGFSSPLPGNETETRGRMEAMEKQIASLTGLLQTVLTRGPEAESPDKIETANDCSETDTGRLKNKKALTPSAPLALMPPPLIGSSQPLTVSRLQMQIHLHGLQQNTSELRKQLSQLRNIQLENQDSVQSLLRQTESELSLMMLDAMRTQEDPLQRQRLLVEEERLKYLNQEELLIQQLHDLEKSVEELQRNLSVNHGLVTEQEVEQKSMELRSLGETLTELKNQFPSLQSKMRVVLRVEVEAVKFLKEEPHRLDALLKRCNTMTDTLTTLRSVLYATCMYRKVTEGLWKGQDDISSQSAKRTEHTGKSLDLDILTSPPLSLNDLGGSGSLANWMPVSGSDPDASGPEQDPHPTASYRSRVLDELPSRRGAGKSVSAEVRLAAERDWEEKRASLTQFSAQDINRLLEETQAELMKAIPDLDFAARQINKPAVPPKPHPKPQFTTPITTSTTTSTTTSATTATSTEHQPNMVQVTAQKLEGGSRCGSAELTVTRYRTEKPSKSPPPPPPRRSFPSAHGLTTNSTGEVIVTTKKKLEPEDVEAPKTLVKLRRTPSDTPRPTSTPPVIAASAIKDEDDEERIIADLEIFQRTTVKVSPPHSLPSTLPRPTPAARTLPCASGFLGRKNASNSPGGSKGPQSTVAARLKNLQQGSLERPKTRKQREDFPKIQGQQQVFHF; translated from the exons ATGTCTGAGGCTGAAGTTCCCCTCGGGTTCAACCGCATGAACCGCCTCCGCCAGAGCCTGCCCCTGGCGCGCTCATCCAGCCAGGCCAAGCTCCGCGCGCCAG GCATTCTCTTCCTCCAGCtgggggaggagatgaggagggtgCACCTGACCCATGAGCTGACCAGCCTGGAGACCCTGAGGGCCCTCATCGTCCACATGTTCCCCCAGAGGCTCACCATGGCAATGCTCAG GTGCCCCAGCACGGCCCTGCTCATCAAGGATGAGGCCCGTAACGTCTTCTATGAGCTGGAGGACCCACGAGACGTCCAGGACCGCTGTGTCATCAAGATCTACTGCAAGGAGCCTGTCTACGGCACCTACTCCGGTCACCACAACCCACACCTGGCCAACGGAGACCTCCGG AGGGATATGGTGTACACGCCCCAGCAGGATTCCCCGCCCAACCGTCGCCTCAGCAACGCCCCTGCCTCCTCCGCCTCTGCCCCCTCTGGCTCGCCGTCCCGCATCCGTCTCCTCTACGGTGGGGGCCGCCCATCCTCTTACGCTGGGCAACCTCACCCCCAGCATCATCCCCAAACCcactccctcccccacccccatcaCTCCTCGCCAGGTGGCCAGAGTGCGGCCCACCACCAGCATCACCCCCAGCAGCTCCACCACCAGCCCCAGCTACAGCACCACGCCCAGGCAGGTTTCTCCCCCAGTGCCATCCTGGAGCGTAGGGATGTTAAGCCCGATGAGGAGGTCCACGGCACTGGCTCCAGGAGCATGGTGCTCCTGCGGGGCGATGCAGGGGGGATCTATGCCGACCCCTATTCCCTGGGCCAGGAAGGAGGCCGCCTCAGCCTGGCGGGCCCCCACTCATCTCTACCCCCGAGAGGGGACGCCTACGGCTCTCTCTACCGGCGTGGAGGAGGCGGAGGGGGCGGAGGAGGGTTGGGACCTGGCTCCGTGCGGTCCCTCACTTCCTACTCGGCGGCGGCTCTGCAAGGAGAGCTGATGGACAGTGGCGTCCTCTACAGACCTGGAGGCCCACTGTATAATGATGCAGCCTACGCCGCGTCCATGTTGGCCATGGGCTTCCGGCTGCCAACCCCCTCGTCTCCGCAGAAAATTCCCGAAATGAGGGACTCGTATTCAGGCACCATGCCCGGCCGGGGCTCCCCTGGGAGGCAGACCCTGCGGAGGGACTCAGTATCCTCCTCCGTGTTCGGGGAGAGTCCCAAagctaggggtcaggggtcagggttgggaTCTGATCAGCTGTGCTTAATGGCTGGACCTGGAGGGGAGGGCGGTGGTTTCAGTTCACCTCTACCAGGCAATGAGACAGAGACCAG GGGGCGCATGGAGGCCATGGAGAAACAGATAGCCAGTCTGACTGGTCTACTGCAGACTGTTCTGACCAGGGGACCAGAGGCCGAGAGCCC GGACAAGATTGAGACGGCCAATGACTGCTCTGAGACAGACA CTGGACGGTTAAAAAACAAGAAAG CCCTGACACCGTCGGCTCCGTTGGCCCTGATGCCGCCACCACTCATAGGGTCCTCCCAGCCACTGACGGTGTCGCGGCTGCAGATGCAGATCCACCTGCATGGCCTGCAGCAGAACACCAGCGAGCTGCGCAAACAACTGTCCCAGCTGCGCAACATCCAG TTAGAGAACCAGGACTCAGTACAGTCCCTGCTGAGGCAGACCGAGTCGGAGCTGAGCCTTATGATGCTGGACGCCATGCGGACCCAGGAGGACCCTTTGCAGAGGCAGCGCCTcctagtggaggaggagagactcAAGTACCTCAACCAGGAAGAGCTGCTCATCCAGCAACTGCA TGATCTGGAGAAGTCAGTGGAGGAACTGCAGAGGAACTTGTCAGTCAACCACGGCCTGGTGACTGAGCAGGAAGTGGAGCAGAAGAGTATGGAGCTAAGGTCTTTGGGAGAGACCCTCACAGAGCTCAAGA acCAGTTCCCCAGTCTGCAGAGTAAGATGCGCGTGGTGTTGAGGGTGGAAGTGGAGGCTGTGAAGTTCCTGAAGGAGGAGCCACACAGACTGGACGCACTGCTGAAACGCTGTAACACCATGACCGACACACTGACCACACTACGCAG TGTATTGTATGCCACCTGTATGTACAGAAAAGTGACCGAGGGCCTGTGGAAAGGCCAGGATGACAtctccagccagtcagccaagcgAACGGAGCACACAGGAAAGAGCTTGGACCTCGACATACTGACCAGTCCACCACTCAGCCTCAATGACCTGGGTGGCAGTGGCAGCCTTGCCAACTGGATGCCCGTATCAGGCAGTGACCCAGATGCTTCGGGACCTGAGCAGGACCCCCACCCTACGGCCAGCTACAGAAGCCGGGTCCTGGACGAGCTGCCGAGCCGTCGCGGTGCTGGCAAATCAGTGTCCGCGGAGGTCAGACTG GCTGCAGAGCGGGACTGGGAGGAGAAGCGAGCTAGTCTGACCCAGTTCAGTGCCCAGGACATCAACCGTCTGCTGGAGGAGACCCAGGCTGAGCTGATGAAGGCCATCCCAGACCTAGACTTTGCTGCCAGGCAGATCAACAAGCCTGCTGTGCCCCCCAAACCCCACCCCAAACCTCAGTTTACCACCCCTAtcactacctccaccaccacctccaccaccactagcGCAACCACCGCTACCAGTACTGAGCACCAGCCCAACATGGTGCAGGTCACTGCCCAGAAGCTGGAGGGGGGCTCACGTTGCGGATCTG CAGAGCTGACCGTTACCAGGTATCGCACTGAGAAACCCTCTAAGTCTccgcctccaccccctcctcgcCGCAGCTTCCCATCAGCCCATGGGCTCACCACCAATAGCACTGGAGAAGTGATCGTCACCACCAAGAAg AAGCTGGAGCCAGAAGACGTCGAGGCTCCGAAGACTCTAGTCAAGCTGAGAAGGACGCCGTCTGATACCCCCCGCCCCACCTCCACTCCCCCCGTCATCGCCGCCTCAGCGATTAAAGATGAGGACGACGAAGAGAGGATCATTGCTGACCTAGAG ATATTTCAGCGAACCACTGTCAAAGTGTCCCCTCCCCACTCACTGCCCAGCACGCTACCGAGGCCTACTCCTGCAGCCCGTACCCTTCCTTGCGCCTCAGGCTTCCTGGGAAGAAAG AATGCCAGCAACTCACCAGGGGGATCCAAGGGACCCCAGTCAACTGTAGCGGCTAGACTGAAGAACCTCCAACAAGGCAGCCTCGAGAGGCCCAAGACCAGGAAGCAGAGAGAGGACTTCCCCAAGATCCAGGGCCAGCAGCAGGTATTCCACTTCTAG
- the LOC106589319 gene encoding SRC kinase signaling inhibitor 1 isoform X5: MDLQKKQKYPASPCMSQGQGSPNCGRQQQQQPNYWSFKARTPRVIRSNPNQPALADQASRVSFASAESLETMSEAEVPLGFNRMNRLRQSLPLARSSSQAKLRAPGILFLQLGEEMRRVHLTHELTSLETLRALIVHMFPQRLTMAMLRCPSTALLIKDEARNVFYELEDPRDVQDRCVIKIYCKEPVYGTYSGHHNPHLANGDLRRDMVYTPQQDSPPNRRLSNAPASSASAPSGSPSRIRLLYGGGRPSSYAGQPHPQHHPQTHSLPHPHHSSPGGQSAAHHQHHPQQLHHQPQLQHHAQAGFSPSAILERRDVKPDEEVHGTGSRSMVLLRGDAGGIYADPYSLGQEGGRLSLAGPHSSLPPRGDAYGSLYRRGGGGGGGGGLGPGSVRSLTSYSAAALQGELMDSGVLYRPGGPLYNDAAYAASMLAMGFRLPTPSSPQKIPEMRDSYSGTMPGRGSPGRQTLRRDSVSSSVFGESPKARGQGSGLGSDQLCLMAGPGGEGGGFSSPLPGNETETRGRMEAMEKQIASLTGLLQTVLTRGPEAESPDKIETANDCSETDTGRLKNKKALTPSAPLALMPPPLIGSSQPLTVSRLQMQIHLHGLQQNTSELRKQLSQLRNIQLENQDSVQSLLRQTESELSLMMLDAMRTQEDPLQRQRLLVEEERLKYLNQEELLIQQLHDLEKSVEELQRNLSVNHGLVTEQEVEQKSMELRSLGETLTELKNQFPSLQSKMRVVLRVEVEAVKFLKEEPHRLDALLKRCNTMTDTLTTLRRKVTEGLWKGQDDISSQSAKRTEHTGKSLDLDILTSPPLSLNDLGGSGSLANWMPVSGSDPDASGPEQDPHPTASYRSRVLDELPSRRGAGKSVSAEVRLAAERDWEEKRASLTQFSAQDINRLLEETQAELMKAIPDLDFAARQINKPAVPPKPHPKPQFTTPITTSTTTSTTTSATTATSTEHQPNMVQVTAQKLEGGSRCGSAELTVTRYRTEKPSKSPPPPPPRRSFPSAHGLTTNSTGEVIVTTKKKLEPEDVEAPKTLVKLRRTPSDTPRPTSTPPVIAASAIKDEDDEERIIADLEIFQRTTVKVSPPHSLPSTLPRPTPAARTLPCASGFLGRKNASNSPGGSKGPQSTVAARLKNLQQGSLERPKTRKQREDFPKIQGQQQVFHF, encoded by the exons ATGGACCTCCAAAAGAAGCAGAAGTACCCGGCCAGCCCCTGTATGTCTCAGGGCCAGGGCTCACCTAACTGTGGCCGCCAACAGCAG caACAGCCAAACTACTGGAGCTTCAAG GCCCGTACCCCCCGTGTGATCCGGTCCAACCCCAACCAGCCGGCTCTAGCCGACCAGGCCAGCAGAGTATCCTTTGCCTCGGCTGAGAGTCTGGAAACCATGTCTGAGGCTGAAGTTCCCCTCGGGTTCAACCGCATGAACCGCCTCCGCCAGAGCCTGCCCCTGGCGCGCTCATCCAGCCAGGCCAAGCTCCGCGCGCCAG GCATTCTCTTCCTCCAGCtgggggaggagatgaggagggtgCACCTGACCCATGAGCTGACCAGCCTGGAGACCCTGAGGGCCCTCATCGTCCACATGTTCCCCCAGAGGCTCACCATGGCAATGCTCAG GTGCCCCAGCACGGCCCTGCTCATCAAGGATGAGGCCCGTAACGTCTTCTATGAGCTGGAGGACCCACGAGACGTCCAGGACCGCTGTGTCATCAAGATCTACTGCAAGGAGCCTGTCTACGGCACCTACTCCGGTCACCACAACCCACACCTGGCCAACGGAGACCTCCGG AGGGATATGGTGTACACGCCCCAGCAGGATTCCCCGCCCAACCGTCGCCTCAGCAACGCCCCTGCCTCCTCCGCCTCTGCCCCCTCTGGCTCGCCGTCCCGCATCCGTCTCCTCTACGGTGGGGGCCGCCCATCCTCTTACGCTGGGCAACCTCACCCCCAGCATCATCCCCAAACCcactccctcccccacccccatcaCTCCTCGCCAGGTGGCCAGAGTGCGGCCCACCACCAGCATCACCCCCAGCAGCTCCACCACCAGCCCCAGCTACAGCACCACGCCCAGGCAGGTTTCTCCCCCAGTGCCATCCTGGAGCGTAGGGATGTTAAGCCCGATGAGGAGGTCCACGGCACTGGCTCCAGGAGCATGGTGCTCCTGCGGGGCGATGCAGGGGGGATCTATGCCGACCCCTATTCCCTGGGCCAGGAAGGAGGCCGCCTCAGCCTGGCGGGCCCCCACTCATCTCTACCCCCGAGAGGGGACGCCTACGGCTCTCTCTACCGGCGTGGAGGAGGCGGAGGGGGCGGAGGAGGGTTGGGACCTGGCTCCGTGCGGTCCCTCACTTCCTACTCGGCGGCGGCTCTGCAAGGAGAGCTGATGGACAGTGGCGTCCTCTACAGACCTGGAGGCCCACTGTATAATGATGCAGCCTACGCCGCGTCCATGTTGGCCATGGGCTTCCGGCTGCCAACCCCCTCGTCTCCGCAGAAAATTCCCGAAATGAGGGACTCGTATTCAGGCACCATGCCCGGCCGGGGCTCCCCTGGGAGGCAGACCCTGCGGAGGGACTCAGTATCCTCCTCCGTGTTCGGGGAGAGTCCCAAagctaggggtcaggggtcagggttgggaTCTGATCAGCTGTGCTTAATGGCTGGACCTGGAGGGGAGGGCGGTGGTTTCAGTTCACCTCTACCAGGCAATGAGACAGAGACCAG GGGGCGCATGGAGGCCATGGAGAAACAGATAGCCAGTCTGACTGGTCTACTGCAGACTGTTCTGACCAGGGGACCAGAGGCCGAGAGCCC GGACAAGATTGAGACGGCCAATGACTGCTCTGAGACAGACA CTGGACGGTTAAAAAACAAGAAAG CCCTGACACCGTCGGCTCCGTTGGCCCTGATGCCGCCACCACTCATAGGGTCCTCCCAGCCACTGACGGTGTCGCGGCTGCAGATGCAGATCCACCTGCATGGCCTGCAGCAGAACACCAGCGAGCTGCGCAAACAACTGTCCCAGCTGCGCAACATCCAG TTAGAGAACCAGGACTCAGTACAGTCCCTGCTGAGGCAGACCGAGTCGGAGCTGAGCCTTATGATGCTGGACGCCATGCGGACCCAGGAGGACCCTTTGCAGAGGCAGCGCCTcctagtggaggaggagagactcAAGTACCTCAACCAGGAAGAGCTGCTCATCCAGCAACTGCA TGATCTGGAGAAGTCAGTGGAGGAACTGCAGAGGAACTTGTCAGTCAACCACGGCCTGGTGACTGAGCAGGAAGTGGAGCAGAAGAGTATGGAGCTAAGGTCTTTGGGAGAGACCCTCACAGAGCTCAAGA acCAGTTCCCCAGTCTGCAGAGTAAGATGCGCGTGGTGTTGAGGGTGGAAGTGGAGGCTGTGAAGTTCCTGAAGGAGGAGCCACACAGACTGGACGCACTGCTGAAACGCTGTAACACCATGACCGACACACTGACCACACTACGCAG AAAAGTGACCGAGGGCCTGTGGAAAGGCCAGGATGACAtctccagccagtcagccaagcgAACGGAGCACACAGGAAAGAGCTTGGACCTCGACATACTGACCAGTCCACCACTCAGCCTCAATGACCTGGGTGGCAGTGGCAGCCTTGCCAACTGGATGCCCGTATCAGGCAGTGACCCAGATGCTTCGGGACCTGAGCAGGACCCCCACCCTACGGCCAGCTACAGAAGCCGGGTCCTGGACGAGCTGCCGAGCCGTCGCGGTGCTGGCAAATCAGTGTCCGCGGAGGTCAGACTG GCTGCAGAGCGGGACTGGGAGGAGAAGCGAGCTAGTCTGACCCAGTTCAGTGCCCAGGACATCAACCGTCTGCTGGAGGAGACCCAGGCTGAGCTGATGAAGGCCATCCCAGACCTAGACTTTGCTGCCAGGCAGATCAACAAGCCTGCTGTGCCCCCCAAACCCCACCCCAAACCTCAGTTTACCACCCCTAtcactacctccaccaccacctccaccaccactagcGCAACCACCGCTACCAGTACTGAGCACCAGCCCAACATGGTGCAGGTCACTGCCCAGAAGCTGGAGGGGGGCTCACGTTGCGGATCTG CAGAGCTGACCGTTACCAGGTATCGCACTGAGAAACCCTCTAAGTCTccgcctccaccccctcctcgcCGCAGCTTCCCATCAGCCCATGGGCTCACCACCAATAGCACTGGAGAAGTGATCGTCACCACCAAGAAg AAGCTGGAGCCAGAAGACGTCGAGGCTCCGAAGACTCTAGTCAAGCTGAGAAGGACGCCGTCTGATACCCCCCGCCCCACCTCCACTCCCCCCGTCATCGCCGCCTCAGCGATTAAAGATGAGGACGACGAAGAGAGGATCATTGCTGACCTAGAG ATATTTCAGCGAACCACTGTCAAAGTGTCCCCTCCCCACTCACTGCCCAGCACGCTACCGAGGCCTACTCCTGCAGCCCGTACCCTTCCTTGCGCCTCAGGCTTCCTGGGAAGAAAG AATGCCAGCAACTCACCAGGGGGATCCAAGGGACCCCAGTCAACTGTAGCGGCTAGACTGAAGAACCTCCAACAAGGCAGCCTCGAGAGGCCCAAGACCAGGAAGCAGAGAGAGGACTTCCCCAAGATCCAGGGCCAGCAGCAGGTATTCCACTTCTAG
- the LOC106589319 gene encoding SRC kinase signaling inhibitor 1 isoform X6 — MDLQKKQKYPASPCMSQGQGSPNCGRQQQQQPNYWSFKARTPRVIRSNPNQPALADQASRVSFASAESLETMSEAEVPLGFNRMNRLRQSLPLARSSSQAKLRAPGILFLQLGEEMRRVHLTHELTSLETLRALIVHMFPQRLTMAMLRCPSTALLIKDEARNVFYELEDPRDVQDRCVIKIYCKEPVYGTYSGHHNPHLANGDLRRDMVYTPQQDSPPNRRLSNAPASSASAPSGSPSRIRLLYGGGRPSSYAGQPHPQHHPQTHSLPHPHHSSPGGQSAAHHQHHPQQLHHQPQLQHHAQAGFSPSAILERRDVKPDEEVHGTGSRSMVLLRGDAGGIYADPYSLGQEGGRLSLAGPHSSLPPRGDAYGSLYRRGGGGGGGGGLGPGSVRSLTSYSAAALQGELMDSGVLYRPGGPLYNDAAYAASMLAMGFRLPTPSSPQKIPEMRDSYSGTMPGRGSPGRQTLRRDSVSSSVFGESPKARGQGSGLGSDQLCLMAGPGGEGGGFSSPLPGNETETRGRMEAMEKQIASLTGLLQTVLTRGPEAESPDKIETANDCSETDTGRLKNKKALTPSAPLALMPPPLIGSSQPLTVSRLQMQIHLHGLQQNTSELRKQLSQLRNIQLENQDSVQSLLRQTESELSLMMLDAMRTQEDPLQRQRLLVEEERLKYLNQEELLIQQLHDLEKSVEELQRNLSVNHGLVTEQEVEQKSMELRSLGETLTELKNQFPSLQSKMRVVLRVEVEAVKFLKEEPHRLDALLKRCNTMTDTLTTLRSVLYATCMYRKVTEGLWKGQDDISSQSAKRTEHTGKSLDLDILTSPPLSLNDLGGSGSLANWMPVSGSDPDASGPEQDPHPTASYRSRVLDELPSRRGAGKSVSAEVRLAAERDWEEKRASLTQFSAQDINRLLEETQAELMKAIPDLDFAARQINKPAVPPKPHPKPQFTTPITTSTTTSTTTSATTATSTEHQPNMVQVTAQKLEGGSRCGSAELTVTRYRTEKPSKSPPPPPPRRSFPSAHGLTTNSTGEVIVTTKKKLEPEDVEAPKTLVKLRRTPSDTPRPTSTPPVIAASAIKDEDDEERIIADLENASNSPGGSKGPQSTVAARLKNLQQGSLERPKTRKQREDFPKIQGQQQVFHF; from the exons ATGGACCTCCAAAAGAAGCAGAAGTACCCGGCCAGCCCCTGTATGTCTCAGGGCCAGGGCTCACCTAACTGTGGCCGCCAACAGCAG caACAGCCAAACTACTGGAGCTTCAAG GCCCGTACCCCCCGTGTGATCCGGTCCAACCCCAACCAGCCGGCTCTAGCCGACCAGGCCAGCAGAGTATCCTTTGCCTCGGCTGAGAGTCTGGAAACCATGTCTGAGGCTGAAGTTCCCCTCGGGTTCAACCGCATGAACCGCCTCCGCCAGAGCCTGCCCCTGGCGCGCTCATCCAGCCAGGCCAAGCTCCGCGCGCCAG GCATTCTCTTCCTCCAGCtgggggaggagatgaggagggtgCACCTGACCCATGAGCTGACCAGCCTGGAGACCCTGAGGGCCCTCATCGTCCACATGTTCCCCCAGAGGCTCACCATGGCAATGCTCAG GTGCCCCAGCACGGCCCTGCTCATCAAGGATGAGGCCCGTAACGTCTTCTATGAGCTGGAGGACCCACGAGACGTCCAGGACCGCTGTGTCATCAAGATCTACTGCAAGGAGCCTGTCTACGGCACCTACTCCGGTCACCACAACCCACACCTGGCCAACGGAGACCTCCGG AGGGATATGGTGTACACGCCCCAGCAGGATTCCCCGCCCAACCGTCGCCTCAGCAACGCCCCTGCCTCCTCCGCCTCTGCCCCCTCTGGCTCGCCGTCCCGCATCCGTCTCCTCTACGGTGGGGGCCGCCCATCCTCTTACGCTGGGCAACCTCACCCCCAGCATCATCCCCAAACCcactccctcccccacccccatcaCTCCTCGCCAGGTGGCCAGAGTGCGGCCCACCACCAGCATCACCCCCAGCAGCTCCACCACCAGCCCCAGCTACAGCACCACGCCCAGGCAGGTTTCTCCCCCAGTGCCATCCTGGAGCGTAGGGATGTTAAGCCCGATGAGGAGGTCCACGGCACTGGCTCCAGGAGCATGGTGCTCCTGCGGGGCGATGCAGGGGGGATCTATGCCGACCCCTATTCCCTGGGCCAGGAAGGAGGCCGCCTCAGCCTGGCGGGCCCCCACTCATCTCTACCCCCGAGAGGGGACGCCTACGGCTCTCTCTACCGGCGTGGAGGAGGCGGAGGGGGCGGAGGAGGGTTGGGACCTGGCTCCGTGCGGTCCCTCACTTCCTACTCGGCGGCGGCTCTGCAAGGAGAGCTGATGGACAGTGGCGTCCTCTACAGACCTGGAGGCCCACTGTATAATGATGCAGCCTACGCCGCGTCCATGTTGGCCATGGGCTTCCGGCTGCCAACCCCCTCGTCTCCGCAGAAAATTCCCGAAATGAGGGACTCGTATTCAGGCACCATGCCCGGCCGGGGCTCCCCTGGGAGGCAGACCCTGCGGAGGGACTCAGTATCCTCCTCCGTGTTCGGGGAGAGTCCCAAagctaggggtcaggggtcagggttgggaTCTGATCAGCTGTGCTTAATGGCTGGACCTGGAGGGGAGGGCGGTGGTTTCAGTTCACCTCTACCAGGCAATGAGACAGAGACCAG GGGGCGCATGGAGGCCATGGAGAAACAGATAGCCAGTCTGACTGGTCTACTGCAGACTGTTCTGACCAGGGGACCAGAGGCCGAGAGCCC GGACAAGATTGAGACGGCCAATGACTGCTCTGAGACAGACA CTGGACGGTTAAAAAACAAGAAAG CCCTGACACCGTCGGCTCCGTTGGCCCTGATGCCGCCACCACTCATAGGGTCCTCCCAGCCACTGACGGTGTCGCGGCTGCAGATGCAGATCCACCTGCATGGCCTGCAGCAGAACACCAGCGAGCTGCGCAAACAACTGTCCCAGCTGCGCAACATCCAG TTAGAGAACCAGGACTCAGTACAGTCCCTGCTGAGGCAGACCGAGTCGGAGCTGAGCCTTATGATGCTGGACGCCATGCGGACCCAGGAGGACCCTTTGCAGAGGCAGCGCCTcctagtggaggaggagagactcAAGTACCTCAACCAGGAAGAGCTGCTCATCCAGCAACTGCA TGATCTGGAGAAGTCAGTGGAGGAACTGCAGAGGAACTTGTCAGTCAACCACGGCCTGGTGACTGAGCAGGAAGTGGAGCAGAAGAGTATGGAGCTAAGGTCTTTGGGAGAGACCCTCACAGAGCTCAAGA acCAGTTCCCCAGTCTGCAGAGTAAGATGCGCGTGGTGTTGAGGGTGGAAGTGGAGGCTGTGAAGTTCCTGAAGGAGGAGCCACACAGACTGGACGCACTGCTGAAACGCTGTAACACCATGACCGACACACTGACCACACTACGCAG TGTATTGTATGCCACCTGTATGTACAGAAAAGTGACCGAGGGCCTGTGGAAAGGCCAGGATGACAtctccagccagtcagccaagcgAACGGAGCACACAGGAAAGAGCTTGGACCTCGACATACTGACCAGTCCACCACTCAGCCTCAATGACCTGGGTGGCAGTGGCAGCCTTGCCAACTGGATGCCCGTATCAGGCAGTGACCCAGATGCTTCGGGACCTGAGCAGGACCCCCACCCTACGGCCAGCTACAGAAGCCGGGTCCTGGACGAGCTGCCGAGCCGTCGCGGTGCTGGCAAATCAGTGTCCGCGGAGGTCAGACTG GCTGCAGAGCGGGACTGGGAGGAGAAGCGAGCTAGTCTGACCCAGTTCAGTGCCCAGGACATCAACCGTCTGCTGGAGGAGACCCAGGCTGAGCTGATGAAGGCCATCCCAGACCTAGACTTTGCTGCCAGGCAGATCAACAAGCCTGCTGTGCCCCCCAAACCCCACCCCAAACCTCAGTTTACCACCCCTAtcactacctccaccaccacctccaccaccactagcGCAACCACCGCTACCAGTACTGAGCACCAGCCCAACATGGTGCAGGTCACTGCCCAGAAGCTGGAGGGGGGCTCACGTTGCGGATCTG CAGAGCTGACCGTTACCAGGTATCGCACTGAGAAACCCTCTAAGTCTccgcctccaccccctcctcgcCGCAGCTTCCCATCAGCCCATGGGCTCACCACCAATAGCACTGGAGAAGTGATCGTCACCACCAAGAAg AAGCTGGAGCCAGAAGACGTCGAGGCTCCGAAGACTCTAGTCAAGCTGAGAAGGACGCCGTCTGATACCCCCCGCCCCACCTCCACTCCCCCCGTCATCGCCGCCTCAGCGATTAAAGATGAGGACGACGAAGAGAGGATCATTGCTGACCTAGAG AATGCCAGCAACTCACCAGGGGGATCCAAGGGACCCCAGTCAACTGTAGCGGCTAGACTGAAGAACCTCCAACAAGGCAGCCTCGAGAGGCCCAAGACCAGGAAGCAGAGAGAGGACTTCCCCAAGATCCAGGGCCAGCAGCAGGTATTCCACTTCTAG